From a region of the Phaeodactylum tricornutum CCAP 1055/1 chromosome 4, whole genome shotgun sequence genome:
- a CDS encoding predicted protein — translation MCRLEDNNPGNPQLSYLPVLDSSSSSMKTSFSLSKRFMRRPSRSPSPVKYRRIHRDVILMIAVLLLISVRSLFCFLSFKSEKVSILVTRTVDSESSTVLRSNGMCESHEAKFSQTPNPVYTELTQFLSGPVEPSTSEAICVFTDDKISAHFPHAMQQLYACWSYWQHYKDKRPVLNVRLDTNESLLQRVQHFVYRRRSRDKPFLSTFWRLLEDVFQVEIRHNSPETVEGVSASVPDRWSNVAASERMSDGYAMLSGAGHAAALRDGLLETTSCPSQVRIGLLNRKQNRSLLNIVELQDAIQLRFPGSSIALDYFEGKTFGEQIQFFGSVDILVSPHGAQLTGIPFMPTCGQVLEIFPEGYLIPTFFGSLAEASDLGHAYMYLGDSNQSLEEVQSRMMEDRKQRSRMRQANLCPVSDQVADSVEQLMEQWQNCCHQYGMAHKGNLAIYR, via the coding sequence ATGTGCCGCTTGGAGGACAACAATCCGGGCAATCCACAGCTATCGTATTTACCCGTATTGGACAGCAGCTCTTCCTCGATGAAAACCAGCTTTTCACTCTCCAAACGCTTCATGCGGCGGCCGAGTCGCTCTCCGTCTCCGGTCAAATATCGAAGAATACATCGCGATGTGATCTTGATGATTGCGGTACTGCTATTAATCTCAGTACGATCTCTGTTTTGTTTTTTGTCTTTCAAGTCAGAGAAAGTCTCTATCTTAGTCACAAGAACCGTAGATTCAGAGTCCAGTACAGTGCTGCGGTCGAATGGAATGTGTGAATCACACGAAGCGAAGTTTTCACAAACGCCCAACCCTGTGTATACGGAATTAACCCAATTTTTGAGTGGACCTGTCGAGCCTTCGACGTCCGAAGCCATATGTGTCTTTACTGATGATAAAATATCCGCGCATTTCCCCCATGCTATGCAACAACTCTACGCTTGCTGGTCTTATTGGCAGCATTACAAGGATAAACGTCCCGTCTTGAATGTGCGCCTTGACACTAACGAATCTTTGCTGCAACGTGTGCAGCATTTTGTTTACCGCCGACGCAGCAGGGACAAACCTTTTCTTTCTACTTTTTGGAGACTACTGGAAGACGTTTTCCAGGTAGAAATTCGGCACAACTCCCCAGAGACAGTCGAAGGAGTTAGCGCCAGCGTTCCCGATCGCTGGAGCAACGTCGCTGCGAGCGAGCGTATGTCGGATGGTTACGCGATGCTTTCTGGCGCAGGCCATGCTGCAGCCTTACGTGATGGCCTTTTGGAGACCACATCGTGTCCGTCGCAAGTCCGTATCGGCTTGCTAAACCGCAAACAAAACCGGTCACTGCTGAACATTGTTGAGCTTCAGGATGCTATCCAGCTCCGTTTTCCTGGAAGCTCAATTGCTTTGGATTACTTTGAAGGCAAAACATTTGGGGAGCAAATCCAATTCTTCGGATCGGTGGATATTTTGGTTTCACCCCACGGAGCCCAACTAACGGGCATTCCATTTATGCCAACTTGTGGCCAGGTTTTGGAAATATTTCCGGAAGGATATCTCATCCCAACTTTTTTTGGCTCGCTCGCCGAGGCGTCTGACCTTGGCCACGCATACATGTATCTCGGCGATTCCAATCAATCATTGGAAGAAGTTCAAAGCCGTATGATGGAAGATCGCAAGCAGCGGAGCCGCATGCGACAGGCCAACCTGTGCCCAGTGTCGGATCAGGTCGCGGATTCAGTTGAGCAACTGATGGAACAGTGGCAAAACTGCTGCCATCAATACGGCATGGCACACAAAGGAAATCTTGCAATATACCGCTAA
- a CDS encoding predicted protein, whose product MPMTTFVLPQRRLNCRECTHLILFSSWHLFITDDREICATAGAACWEEDGSGGPWRYGADAIASLSATNFSSFAVLDQFIDILLNRRAFASVERITIAGHSAGGQFVQRWSLLTRMWDDRFHGVVANPSSYAFLTPLRSIHGKWQLPSTRCNQYNQWEWGVAVGGNYTVPYVDGVLHRLDLSTLIHRFGKRSMYYMVGSQDVCTVPGNSKGWCSSHGLESTCMDRMQGRNRWERNSRYMDSLRLVGVGETHNRIVVPGVGHDHSLMFNSKQGIAAIYGSHVVAGAM is encoded by the coding sequence ATGCCGATGACTACTTTTGTGCTGCCTCAGCGTCGGTTGAACTGCAGGGAGTGTACGCACTTGATTCTGTTCTCATCGTGGCACCTCTTTATCACTGATGATAGAGAGATCTGTGCTACCGCAGGAGCGGCATGTTGGGAGGAGGATGGGTCGGGAGGCCCTTGGCGGTACGGTGCCGATGCCATAGCCTCGCTGTCCGCTACCAACTTTAgttcctttgctgttttggaCCAGTTCATAGACATTCTATTAAATCGCAGAGCTTTCGCCAGCGTGGAAAGAATAACGATTGCTGGTCACTCTGCTGGTGGGCAGTTTGTGCAACGGTGGTCCTTACTGACAAGAATGTGGGACGATCGCTTTCATGGTGTGGTTGCGAACCCTTCGTCCTACGCTTTTTTAACACCGCTAAGGTCTATACACGGTAAATGGCAGCTTCCTTCTACCCGCTGTAACCAATACAATCAATGGGAATGGGGAGTTGCCGTAGGAGGAAACTATACGGTACCCTACGTAGATGGCGTTTTACATCGGCTCGATTTGTCGACCTTGATTCATCGCTTTGGTAAGCGTTCCATGTATTACATGGTAGGAAGTCAAGACGTGTGTACAGTTCCCGGAAACTCTAAAGGATGGTGCTCTTCCCACGGCCTTGAATCAACATGTATGGATCGGATGCAAGGACGAAATCGGTGGGAACGAAATTCTCGTTACATGGACTCGTTACGTCTGGTCGGTGTTGGGGAAACACATAACAGGATTGTTGTCCCGGGAGTGGGGCATGACCACAGTCTCATGTTCAATAGCAAACAAGGTATAGCAGCTATATATGGTAGCCATGTCGTCGCAGGAGCGATGTAA
- a CDS encoding predicted protein has translation MLTINETLSNMTTTAILMKGGQFVPILQKLAVSREDFHRVSLRLLEAVHPGDVLFLSILGWAAVPLFALFFRWIGNHKLTFHESYLYQFADHISQAAKIALLVYIANCCIVILNSLGFIFSHVTELSQGITKILYIAWGAQRLSVFKRYILGRAVSRKPDKLGRAFLVDRLADGIIYVVTGLFLLDILDVQMGVGVSSIFAFGSAGTLVVGLASRDVAAMFVSGLTLSTSDRIQEGDNIRFGDGTSGRIESIGWMQTTIRGYDELIEVVPNSELGMQRVKNISRVTKCQVKQTLRIRYEDVDKIPQLEEDILAEIKEACPEAITDGSRPFRALWADYKDDHLALMVDTHYEIPPIGQKYWENRQRVMQAIQRAVKKNDVQFVTSVKLKCIS, from the coding sequence ATGCTCACCATCAACGAAACACTCTCGAATATGACAACAACAGCCATTCTAATGAAAGGTGGCCAATTCGTTCCCATTCTGCAAAAACTTGCAGTTTCTCGGGAAGACTTCCACCGAGTTTCGCTCCGCTTGCTTGAAGCAGTCCATCCAGGAGATGTTTTGTTTCTCTCCATTCTTGGTTGGGCTGCTGTACCACTTTTTGCTCTCTTTTTCCGTTGGATTGGCAACCACAAACTTACCTTTCACGAGTCCTATCTATATCAGTTTGCTGATCACATAAGCCAGGCCGCGAAGATTGCGCTTTTGGTGTACATCGCAAATTGCTGCATCGTAATTCTCAACTCGCTTGGCTTTATCTTTAGCCATGTCACAGAACTATCACAGGGCATAACCAAGATCCTGTACATTGCTTGGGGTGCTCAGCGCCTTTCCGTTTTCAAGCGATATATACTGGGACGCGCTGTTTCTCGCAAACCCGATAAATTAGGTCGAGCCTTCTTGGTAGATCGCCTCGCCGACGGAATCATCTACGTTGTAACGGGTCTCTTTCTGCTGGACATTTTAGATGTACAAATGGGAGTGGGTGTTTCCAGTATCTTTGCCTTTGGCTCAGCCGGAACATTAGTTGTGGGGTTGGCTTCGCGCGATGTAGCGGCTATGTTTGTTAGCGGTTTGACTCTTTCCACGTCCGATCGTATCCAAGAAGGCGACAATATTCGATTTGGTGACGGGACCAGCGGACGCATCGAGTCAATTGGTTGGATGCAGACTACAATTCGTGGCTACGATGAGCTCATTGAGGTTGTTCCTAACTCGGAACTAGGCATGCAACGTGTCAAAAATATTTCTCGAGTAACAAAATGTCAAGTCAAACAAACTCTTCGCATCCGCTATGAAGATGTGGACAAGATACCGCAACTAGAAGAGGATATTTTGGCGGAAATTAAGGAAGCGTGCCCCGAAGCTATTACGGATGGATCTCGACCGTTTCGAGCGTTGTGGGCTGATTACAAAGACGACCACCTTGCCCTGATGGTTGACACCCACTACGAGATCCCGCCAATTGGACAGAAATATTGGGAAAATCGACAACGAGTCATGCAGGCAATTCAACGCGCAGTGAAGAAAAACGACGTTCAGTTTGTAACGTCTGTCAAGCTCAAGTGTATCTCCTAA
- the chlM gene encoding magnesium-protoporphyrin IX methyltransferase (converts magnesium-protoporphyrin IX to magnesium-protoporphyrin IX metylester) — MKQAGAVFLALLSSASAFVPSVHSVSSAGSALFSSADDKTEVREYFNTEGFSRWNKIYSDTDDVNSVQMDIRNGHDQTIQKILKWIAADGDIDGKSVCDCGCGVGSLAIPLAQMGAKVSASDISDAMSTEAARRAGELGVKADFYTSDLESVSGKYHTVTCVDVAIHYPDDKFKEMVTHLCSLAEDRVLISFAPKTWYYVFLKKIGELFPGPSKTTRAYLHEESIVREALQQAGFEVARDEMTATNFYFSRLLEAKRV, encoded by the coding sequence ATGAAACAAGCCGGCGCAGTCTTTCTCGCCTTGCTGTCTAGCGCCAGCGCGTTCGTCCCCTCAGTCCATTCGGTGTCATCGGCTGGAAGTGCCCTTTTCTCCTCGGCGGACGATAAGACCGAGGTCCGCGAATACTTCAACACGGAAGGCTTCAGTCGGTGGAACAAAATTTATTCCGACACAGACGATGTGAACTCTGTACAGATGGACATTCGCAACGGCCACGACCAGACCATTCAAAAGATCCTCAAGTGGATTGCGGCGGACGGCGATATTGACGGCAAATCGGTCTGCGACTGTGGCTGCGGCGTCGGCAGCTTGGCTATTCCTCTGGCACAAATGGGCGCCAAGGTGTCGGCTTCGGATATTTCCGACGCCATGTCAACTGAAGCTGCTCGCCGGGCCGGGGAACTTGGTGTCAAGGCCGACTTTTACACGTCCGATTTGGAATCGGTCTCCGGCAAATACCACACCGTGACCTGCGTTGACGTGGCCATTCATTACCCCGACGATAAATTCAAAGAGATGGTCACTCATCTCTGTAGCTTGGCGGAAGACCGTGTATTGATCAGTTTTGCGCCCAAGACGTGGTACTACgtttttttgaaaaagattggAGAGCTTTTCCCGGGACCCTCCAAAACAACCAGAGCCTACTTGCATGAAGAATCCATTGTCCGTGAAGCGCTCCAACAGGCTGGCTTTGAGGTTGCGCGGGATGAAATGACGGCTACTAATTTTTACTTCTCGCGacttttggaagccaaaCGTGTGTAA
- a CDS encoding predicted protein: protein MQAYSKLTICLFWLLSGLAWQPLAAFHYQRMQAQQQQRQHARIPFLRMASTAERSSLPESSSKTTSTRSPTSVAKYPTQRGSEVDSRKIIATGAGRQHLTAIHVHHVLFASEELALASLHQLRNAEIPFATLATQISACAATRDKAGAIGWISVPSRDSLDANGGVSNEHLDEIFPEEARDRIVQITTKPGDIVLVKSRRGFHLVQVVDVMADVRRMATLK from the coding sequence ATGCAGGCTTACTCGAAACTTACTATCTGTCTATTTTGGCTCTTGAGCGGCCTCGCATGGCAACCCCTCGCTGCCTTTCACTATCAGCGTATGCAGgcccagcaacagcaacgacagcaCGCAAGGATTCCTTTTCTACGTATGGCATCAACGGCCGAAAGAAGCAGCCTACCGGAGAGTTCATCCAAAACAACATCAACCAGATCGCCCACCAGTGTCGCCAAGTATCCGACACAACGTGGGTCCGAAGTAGATTCCCGCAAAATCATTGCCACCGGTGCGGGACGTCAACACCTAACGGCAATCCACGTGCATCACGTTCTGTTCGCCTCGGAAGAACTGGCCCTCGCCAGTTTACACCAACTCCGTAACGCGGAAATTCCATTTGCTACTTTGGCTACACAGATCAGTGCTTGTGCGGCAACCCGGGACAAGGCGGGAGCGATCGGATGGATTTCGGTCCCGAGCCGCGATTCGCTAGACGCCAACGGCGGCGTCTCGAACGAGCACTTGGACGAAATCTTTCCGGAGGAAGCACGCGATAGGATTGTTCAAATTACGACCAAGCCGGGAGATATTGTGTTGGTGAAAAGTCGCCGCGGCTTTCACCTCGTTCAAGTAGTTGACGTCATGGCGGATGTTCGACGAATGGCCACATTGAAA
- a CDS encoding predicted protein codes for MGQSRENKDISDLTYKLETMGCQMNMADSERIEGQLQGLGIRPLDPDVDKNKQPDVVILNTCSIRDHAEQKVYSYIGPHAKRKRDGEDVTIIVAGCVAQQEGEALLRRVPEVDLVMGPQYANRIGDLLEDVSNGNQVVATEASHIMEDSTKPRRQSTVAAWVNVIYGCNERCTFCIVPTTRGVEQSRPAESIVREVTELVEQGFKEITLLGQNIDAYGRDMIPKRKFSDLIRIVGEIPGLDRLRFVTSHPRYMSLGVVDSVAETPAACECFHIPFQSGSNEILAAMGRGHTREKYLHIVDRIRSRIPDAAITADVIVGFPGETEEQFEDTLSLMREVVFDSVNTAAYSPRPNTPAAVWDDQVDDAVKQNRLQRINALNLEHAAQRRARMKGRTVEILVEERNVRVPTQVMGRTRHGYIVYCDGEIDELRGKLVNVEIDTCEQYYLAGKPVAQDGH; via the exons ATGGGCCAGTCGAGAGAGAATAAAGACATTTCCGATTTGACCTACAAGCTAGAAACAATGGGTTGCCAAATGAATATGGCTGATTCCGAACGAATCGAGGGTCAATTACAAGGTCTCGGTATTCGACCTTTAGATCCAGACGTAGACAAGAACAAACAGCCGGATGTCGTCATATTGAATACCTGCTCCATTCGAGATCACGCCGAGCAAAAAGTTTATTCATACATTGGACCCCACGCCAAACGCAAACGCGACGGGGAGGACGTGACGATTATTGTAGCTGGCTGCGTCGCCCAGCAAGAAGGGGAAGCGCTGTTACGACGTGTACCGGAAGTTGATCTCGTCATGGGACCGCAGTACGCTAATCGGATTGGCGATTTATTAGAAGATGTCAGCAATGGCAACCAAGTTGTGGCCACCGAAGCCAGCCATATCATGGAGGATTCCACAAAACCACGACGACAATCAACGGTCGCCGCGTGGGTGAACGTCATTTACGGCTGCAACGAGCGATGTACCTTTTGCATTGTACCTACCACGCGTGGAGTAGAACAATCTAGGCCTGCTGAGAGTATTGTAAGAGAGGTTACTGAACTTGTGGAACAAGGGTTCAAGGAAATCACGCTATTGGGTCAGAATATTGACGCCTACGGCCGTGACATGATCCCGAAGCGAAAATTTTCGGATTTGATCCGGATTGTTGGTGAAATACCAGGATTGGACCGCTTGCGATTTGTAACGTCTCATCCTCGTTACATGTCGCTGGGCGTCGTGGACTCCGTTGCCGAGACACCGGCAGCTTGTGAATGCTTTCATATTCCTTTTCAAAGCGGATCTAACGAGATACTCGCCGCTATGGGTAGAGGACATACCCGAGAAAAGTACCTGCACATTGTGGATCGTATCCGATCG AGAATACCGGATGCAGCGATCACCGCCGACGTGATCGTGGGCTTCCCTGGGGAAACGGAGGAGCAGTTTGAAGACACCTTGTCCTTAATGCGCGAGGTGGTTTTTGATTCCGTCAATACAGCCGCGTACTCTCCCCGCCCCAATACGCCGGCAGCCGTTTGGGACGACCAAGTTGACGACGCCGTCAAACAGAATCGTCTGCAACGGATCAATGCACTCAATCTAGAACACGCCGCTCAACGTCGGGCCCGCATGAAGGGGCGGACGGTCGAAATATTGGTGGAGGAACGCAACGTACGCGTGCCCACGCAAGTAATGGGTCGTACGCGGCACGGGTATATTGTCTATTGCGACGGTGAGATTGATGAGCTTCGTGGAAAGCTAGTCAACGTCGAGATTGACACCTGCGAGCAATACTATCTTGCCGGAAAGCCAGTTGCCCAAGATGGACACTGA
- a CDS encoding predicted protein — translation MTNLSHTDPTTVVHTSSHSFIESTKYRPRERLLREHPSASANDMARSAGSVRTDPHPTEHAPLAVVGSPHRTGRWTLDEKILFLYGLRKFGKGKWKKMSAYLPNRSLVQIKSHAQKVLKRIDQGEHVFRRIEENNARLELLVASIHDRLGHEAPALLLPKTAAANKRPRRSVVSPKVDPPIPAVELDAQQHIIAASALCQLAAPTGPGAWDTPTTCPPGSTGSSPVLHPDHTTPSQTWIPPSDSQTDLSVQGV, via the exons ATGACGAACTTGTCCCACACCGACCCGACTACCGTCGTCCATACCAGTAGCCATAGCTTTATTGAATCGACCAAGTATCGTCCGCGCGAACGACTGCTACGTGAACACCCGTCGGCGTCCGCCAACGACATGGCGCGTTCCGCCGGTTCCGTACGCACCGACCCACACCCCACGGAACACGCCCCCCTGGCCGTGGTTGGCTCACCCCACCGCACCGGGAGATGGACGTTGGACGAAAAGATACTTTTCCTGTACGGCTTGCGCAAATTTGGCAAGGGCAAGTGGAAAAAGATGAGCGCGTATCTGCCGAATCG GTCTCTGGTGCAAATCAAGTCCCACGCCCAAAAAGTGCTCAAGCGCATCGATCAAGGCGAACACGTCTTCCGACGTATCGAGGAGAACAACGCACGGCTCGAGCTTTTGGTGGCGAGTATTCACGATCGACTGGGCCACGAAGCTCCCGCACTATTGTTGCCTAAAACTGCTGCGGCCAATAAGAGGCCACGCCGCAGCGTCGTCTCACCCAAGGTCGACCCTCCCATTCCTGCCGTGGAACTCGACGCGCAGCAGCACATTATTGCCGCCTCGGCTCTGTGTCAACTCGCGGCTCCCACTGGACCCGGTGCCTGGGATACCCCCACCACGTGTCCTCCCGGTAGTACTGGATCCAGTCCCGTACTGCATCCGGACCACACCACACCCTCGCAAACATGGATTCCTCCGTCGGACTCGCAAACCGACTTGTCTGTCCAAGGCGTCTGA
- a CDS encoding predicted protein: MDFSYTTANAESVDDPSETVMATHEDDDEETEDGEIVESLEDVEIGDPKAQPRREETSTPDEHEESDEDSRSVPGDNHDGAVSGTRTEPHASTDGSPTPKSDEPKDAEDEGEELHEQAKMESAYSTRGRTADRDPDPLERLARDALGELAREKEPSASHSSFLSDSLTEEERRTRTRYLPEVEGLHALRKHEVKGDLSLARTLQPVPGKKSKRTEDAMDEDGGLSPMEDSTDANRRVVTIAGHALPIPSPAFVAPLTEATVPSARVVGSVTAFNPPQPPESVSAKYKHRMLRWENHPSEIQVDLTKYRKTVQKARSELHKAMAERERVETVQDHLRRHFFQHIDCLNAEWRQLQGEFHEIQQECVDAADLLTSRTRSRGAGKSSHVMRDVLQVLRSRGAELQTKSLNLHSIPTSSEPALRGMGGVGLRSFLTWDRSTVIAPAPAAAAWLLAGDAVETPCGPGTVQAVYPPGDALEKGGDADKNPDSQPSEGLTGPRVAVQLPFGIGYFPLDAVMTKENPAAYDDARLAQRWKGLMETATAVGSVLDLESMATTTNDGTKKEESVDGMDESGSNVESKDDMEESTVARRIPFGAGMLPIGTARGHDLYKRKLADLENDLDKPLYEGEGVLGFKGNKNVPTATREAEDLRQERIDLEAKLHHLKNKVYRQRNIRILNERTYAGAQERSTRVKSLITEMRMDLMSLRSRLDDEVRELGITGDQAEAILTSFYRSLDSQHSGEASPPKRQRRAQDDLDDDEEMASAQAGSTDVASDSGLIKV; encoded by the coding sequence ATGGATTTCTCCTATACCACCGCCAACGCGGAGAGTGTCGACGACCCGTCGGAAACCGTCATGGCGACGcacgaagacgacgacgaagaaaccgAAGACGGAGAAATTGTCGAATCCTTGGAAGACGTTGAAATCGGCGATCCCAAGGCCCAGCCCCGTAGGGAAGAAACCTCGACGCCCGACGAACACGAGGAGTCGGACGAGGATTCCCGTTCCGTGCCGGGAGACAATCACGATGGGGCCGTGTCCGGGACGCGGACAGAGCCACACGCGTCGACGGATGGTTCCCCAACCCCCAAATCGGACGAGCCCAAGGACGCAGAAGACGAAGGAGAAGAACTGCACGAGCAAGCCAAGATGGAATCCGCTTACAGTACACGGGGACGCACCGCGGATAGGGATCCCGATCCACTCGAGCGTCTGGCCCGGGACGCGCTCGGGGAACTAGCGCGAGAAAAAGAACCGTCCGCGAGTCACTCGAGCTTTCTTTCCGACTCGCTGACGGAAGAAGAGCGTCGCACGCGCACACGGTATCTACCCGAGGTGGAAGGATTGCACGCACTGCGCAAACACGAGGTCAAGGGTGATCTCTCCCTGGCGCGGACTCTGCAACCCGTCCCTGGAAAAAAGTCGAAACGCACGGAAGATgccatggacgaagatgGGGGACTCTCTCCCATGGAAGATTCGACCGACGCCAACCGCCGTGTCGTTACCATTGCGGGCCACGCCTTGCCCATACCGAGCCCCGCTTTTGTGGCTCCCTTGACGGAGGCGACCGTCCCGTCCGCGCGCGTCGTCGGTTCCGTCACCGCATTCAATCCGCCACAGCCGCCAGAATCTGTCAGTGCCAAGTACAAGCACAGAATGCTGCGCTGGGAAAATCATCCCTCCGAAATTCAAGTCGACCTGACCAAGTACCGCAAGACTGTTCAGAAAGCGCGCAGTGAACTTCACAAGGCCATGGCCGAAAGAGAACGGGTGGAAACGGTGCAGGATCATTTACGTCGGCACTTTTTTCAACACATTGATTGTTTGAATGCCGAATGGCGGCAACTACAGGGTGAGTTCCACGAGATTCAACAGGAGTGTGTCGACGCCGCGGACCTCCTTACGTCACGCACCCGCAGTCGGGGCGCAGGAAAGAGCAGCCACGTGATGCGGGACGTCCTGCAGGTACTGCGCAGTCGTGGAGCCGAGCTTCAGACCAAGTCCCTGAATTTACACAGCATCCCAACCTCGTCGGAACCGGCATTGCGTGGCATGGGTGGGGTAGGCTTACGGAGCTTTTTAACGTGGGACCGATCCACGGTGATTGCTCCCGCGCCGGCTGCGGCAGCCTGGTTGTTGGCGGGCGACGCGGTGGAAACCCCGTGCGGACCGGGTACTGTGCAAGCGGTATATCCGCCGGGGGACGCGTTGGAAAAGGGGGGAGACGCTGACAAGAACCCGGACAGTCAGCCATCGGAAGGGTTGACGGGACCCCGTGTTGCCGTCCAACTTCCGTTTGGAATTGGGTACTTTCCTTTGGATGCGGTTATGACGAAAGAAAATCCCGCGGCTTACGATGATGCGCGACTTGCGCAACGATGGAAAGGGCTCATGGAGACGGCAACGGCGGTTGGTTCAGTGTTGGATCTGGAATCGATGGCGACCACCACAAACGACGGAACCAAGAAAGAAGAGTCTGTCGATGGAATGGACGAATCGGGGTCCAACGTCGAAAGCAAAGACGATATGGAAGAATCCACCGTAGCACGAAGGATTCCCTTTGGTGCCGGCATGCTGCCGATCGGAACAGCACGTGGGCATGACCTTTACAAACGCAAGTTGGCGGATCTGGAAAATGACCTGGATAAACCTCTCTACGAGGGGGAAGGTGTCCTAGGGTTTaaaggcaacaaaaatgTTCCCACCGCAACCCGTGAGGCTGAGGACTTGCGACAAGAACGGATCGATCTCGAGGCGAAGCTTCATCATTTGAAAAATAAAGTATACCGACAGCGAAACATTCGAATACTGAATGAACGGACCTATGCTGGTGCTCAAGAACGTTCAACGAGAGTGAAGTCGTTGATCACCGAAATGCGAATGGACTTGATGAGCCTGCGGAGCCGCCTTGATGACGAAGTCCGCGAACTTGGGATCACCGGAGATCAAGCGGAAGCAATTCTGACTTCGTTCTACCGGTCACTGGACTCGCAGCACTCGGGGGAAGCCTCCCCTCCGAAGCGACAGCGAAGGGCGCAGGATGATCtggatgatgacgaagaaatggcaTCGGCACAGGCGGGATCCACGGATGTCGCATCGGATTCCGGCTTAATCAAGGTTTAA